A stretch of the Papaver somniferum cultivar HN1 chromosome 6, ASM357369v1, whole genome shotgun sequence genome encodes the following:
- the LOC113287535 gene encoding NADH dehydrogenase [ubiquinone] 1 alpha subcomplex subunit 2-like, with the protein MAWRGQLSKNLKELRVLFCQSSPASAQTREFVQKNYKDLKTLNPKLPILIRECSGVEPQLWARFDMGVERGFYLEGLTETQIEKVLEEVTKAGATFKG; encoded by the exons ATGGCTTGGAGAGGACAGCTATCCAAGAATCTTAAAGAACTCCGTGTTTTGTTCTGCCAATCTTCCCCAGCAAGTGCCCAAACCAg AGAATTTGTTCagaagaattacaaagatttgaaGACATTGAACCCAAAGCTGCCCATATTGATCCGTGAATGCAGCGGAGTAGAGCCTCAGCTGTGGGCCAGATTCG ACATGGGTGTTGAACGAGGATTTTATCTGGAAGGATTGACAGAAACACAGATTGAAAAAGTGCTCGAGGAGGTTACAAAAGCTGGAGCGACCTTCAAAGGATGA